In the Prochlorococcus sp. MIT 1307 genome, one interval contains:
- a CDS encoding thermonuclease family protein — MKPHALVLLLLLAVGAPVLALPTVTIQSCYDGDTCTTTTKEKIRLACIDTPELRGSRADPIPAKAARDYLNRLVAGEDVAIRRITKDRYGRTVAEISKADVNIQQRLVEKGFARIYKRYANQCPWSR; from the coding sequence ATGAAGCCGCATGCACTCGTTCTTCTTCTTTTACTAGCAGTTGGTGCTCCTGTCTTAGCCCTGCCGACTGTCACGATCCAAAGCTGCTACGACGGTGATACCTGCACCACGACAACCAAAGAGAAGATCAGGCTTGCTTGTATCGATACCCCAGAACTACGTGGCAGCAGGGCTGATCCAATTCCAGCTAAAGCAGCGAGGGACTATCTCAATCGTTTAGTTGCTGGAGAAGATGTTGCTATTAGGCGAATAACAAAGGACAGGTATGGCAGGACTGTTGCTGAGATCTCAAAGGCTGACGTGAATATCCAACAAAGACTGGTTGAAAAAGGTTTTGCTCGCATCTACAAGAGGTATGCAAATCAATGTCCTTGGAGTCGATGA
- a CDS encoding PD-(D/E)XK nuclease family protein, which produces MIDLKRNSKKEPVKATGVRSRETSSYTPNQRTDFKISRGRFSNFLTCQRCFYLDRVKGLDAPGTPGWTLNETTDLLLKKEFDHCREQQIPHRLFAANGLSHVVPFDHQEMDRWRDSLHHGLMLRHKNTSIILTGGVDDIWQDTITKKLIVVDYKSQAKNGRLDKQDYLDDPYHDGYKIQMDFYAYLLSGMGFDVHPTSYFLVCNAKRDDDGFHKRMNFDEYLVPYNWNSDWIESKIDEMVALMNQHQIPEPNECCKNCAYSEQYAKAIHQDEIKQGQSLQGTLF; this is translated from the coding sequence GTGATTGATCTCAAACGGAACAGCAAAAAAGAACCCGTTAAAGCAACTGGAGTTCGATCCAGAGAAACTTCTTCCTATACGCCTAATCAAAGAACCGACTTCAAAATCAGTCGAGGTCGATTCTCTAACTTCTTGACCTGCCAACGGTGCTTCTATCTCGATCGAGTCAAAGGTCTTGATGCACCTGGCACTCCAGGCTGGACGCTCAATGAAACCACTGATCTCCTACTGAAAAAAGAATTTGATCACTGCCGAGAACAACAGATTCCTCATCGATTATTTGCTGCCAATGGATTGAGTCATGTCGTTCCTTTTGATCATCAAGAAATGGATCGCTGGAGAGACTCTCTTCACCATGGATTAATGCTGCGGCATAAGAACACCAGCATCATTCTCACGGGAGGCGTAGACGATATTTGGCAGGACACCATTACTAAGAAATTGATTGTGGTGGACTACAAATCCCAAGCAAAGAATGGGCGGTTAGATAAGCAGGATTACCTCGATGATCCATACCATGACGGATACAAAATCCAGATGGATTTCTATGCCTACCTTCTTTCAGGTATGGGGTTTGATGTTCACCCCACGTCTTACTTCTTGGTTTGCAATGCCAAAAGAGATGACGATGGATTCCATAAGAGAATGAATTTCGATGAGTACCTCGTTCCCTACAACTGGAATAGTGATTGGATCGAGAGCAAGATTGATGAGATGGTTGCGTTGATGAACCAGCATCAGATTCCAGAACCGAATGAATGCTGCAAGAACTGTGCCTATTCAGAGCAGTATGCAAAGGCAATACATCAAGACGAAATCAAGCAAGGTCAAAGTTTGCAGGGGACATTGTTCTAA
- a CDS encoding tetratricopeptide repeat protein: MKNIPQSCQRCGAPITWDEVSSSITCEFCGGKTYIRSKFAIVQRVKDSAYKTLDPVGKSLSNVGRELLEKQNFLSDNQVDRISNRLIHITSSRYFKVLLIAAPIAFIANSIINDPVRHYKAEIENKCNVLTSNQKQCKDSLSRRVRIFASLPMEDSKNIYINNNAINKLKASSKGSWEYAFLDVKKVGSYGDEREITGLTIVYTSDSESTSITLITPEEKERQERIAKAYHYYKQANNPKLNARLPKCLKRYDSWIEEKRCKESILEYYKKAIKIAPDYSLAYYEMGSSYEKSSWDEPYICSPICPSKQERIKALKEALKAYTKVTKLTPGSKFFQAFHGSARIKTELGDFKGACSDLKKSIQMQKDRSSRINYYIQDSKRLIKWLNNEVLASNRGTQWIRFEFMGHEIGIDLPRLFGSSKCNYK, from the coding sequence ATGAAGAACATCCCTCAAAGCTGTCAAAGATGTGGAGCACCCATTACCTGGGACGAAGTTTCTTCATCTATTACATGTGAGTTCTGCGGCGGTAAGACATACATAAGAAGCAAGTTTGCCATCGTTCAAAGAGTTAAAGATAGCGCTTATAAAACCCTTGATCCTGTAGGCAAAAGTCTAAGCAATGTTGGCAGAGAATTATTAGAAAAGCAAAATTTTTTATCAGATAATCAGGTAGATAGAATCTCTAATAGGTTGATTCATATCACTAGCAGTAGATACTTTAAAGTTTTACTTATAGCTGCTCCAATTGCTTTTATCGCTAATTCAATAATTAATGATCCAGTTAGGCACTATAAGGCTGAGATAGAAAATAAATGCAATGTTCTTACAAGCAACCAGAAGCAATGTAAGGACTCCCTCTCTAGAAGAGTAAGAATATTTGCAAGTCTTCCAATGGAAGATAGTAAAAACATTTATATTAATAATAACGCAATAAATAAATTAAAGGCTTCTTCGAAAGGTTCATGGGAATATGCATTCCTTGATGTAAAAAAGGTTGGGAGTTACGGAGATGAAAGAGAAATAACTGGATTAACAATTGTTTATACATCTGATAGTGAATCGACTTCTATTACGTTGATAACACCAGAAGAAAAAGAAAGACAAGAAAGAATTGCTAAAGCTTACCATTATTATAAGCAAGCAAATAATCCAAAGCTTAATGCAAGGCTTCCTAAATGTTTGAAAAGATACGACAGTTGGATTGAGGAGAAAAGATGTAAAGAAAGTATTTTAGAATATTATAAAAAAGCAATTAAGATCGCACCAGATTATTCTCTGGCTTATTATGAAATGGGATCTTCTTATGAAAAATCTTCTTGGGATGAACCTTATATATGTAGTCCAATTTGTCCAAGTAAACAAGAGCGTATAAAAGCGCTAAAAGAAGCCCTAAAAGCTTACACTAAAGTAACTAAATTAACTCCTGGCTCTAAGTTCTTTCAAGCATTTCATGGATCAGCACGAATAAAGACCGAACTAGGAGATTTCAAAGGTGCTTGTTCAGATTTAAAAAAAAGCATTCAAATGCAGAAGGATCGATCATCTAGAATCAATTACTATATTCAAGATAGTAAGAGGTTAATAAAGTGGTTAAATAATGAAGTTCTCGCTAGCAACAGAGGAACCCAATGGATTCGATTTGAATTTATGGGACATGAAATAGGAATAGATCTACCAAGACTTTTTGGTTCAAGTAAGTGTAATTATAAATAA
- a CDS encoding SPFH domain-containing protein: MAIATIESVSGKDYLVWKHPKREIAIGSQVLVNESEEALLFENGQLLHILKAGRHLIESGNIPGLDGVIRRSLGNNSPIKIDIWFVSKTSSTDYKWGVQLQVKDTAHQLIVPVGSYGSMLLRIDDPASLVLQVVGKKMSMNKTELKEFLIPNIERSLKDYIADKIKKGSLDIFSIESILVEASADTKRSIDRTFERFGLKLIDFYIQGIEVIGDNPEYKKIKESLADAASLRIRAKAASETQGFYQQERALDALNKAAEKDTGVAGQLLSKGLGGINFGGSSQTDSNGDLKKKLSSLKDLFDSGLISESEYNDRKAKILDDL; this comes from the coding sequence TTGGCGATAGCGACCATAGAAAGCGTCTCTGGCAAGGATTATTTGGTATGGAAACATCCCAAACGAGAGATAGCTATTGGCTCTCAAGTCCTTGTCAATGAAAGCGAAGAGGCATTGCTATTTGAAAATGGGCAACTTTTACACATCCTTAAAGCCGGAAGGCATTTAATCGAATCAGGAAATATCCCAGGTTTAGATGGTGTAATCAGAAGATCATTAGGAAATAACTCTCCGATAAAGATTGATATTTGGTTCGTTAGTAAGACCTCATCAACTGACTACAAATGGGGTGTTCAGTTACAAGTCAAAGACACAGCGCATCAACTCATTGTTCCTGTCGGTTCCTATGGCTCAATGCTGTTGAGGATTGATGACCCTGCATCTTTAGTCCTACAAGTTGTGGGCAAGAAGATGTCAATGAATAAAACAGAACTAAAAGAATTTCTGATTCCTAATATCGAGAGAAGTTTGAAAGACTATATCGCCGACAAAATCAAAAAAGGGTCACTTGATATTTTCTCGATTGAATCAATTTTGGTTGAAGCCTCTGCCGATACGAAAAGGTCTATTGATAGAACCTTCGAAAGGTTTGGCTTAAAACTGATCGATTTCTATATCCAAGGCATTGAAGTCATTGGAGACAATCCCGAATACAAGAAGATCAAAGAAAGTCTTGCTGATGCAGCCAGTCTGCGCATTCGTGCAAAAGCCGCCTCAGAGACTCAAGGCTTTTACCAACAAGAACGCGCTTTGGATGCTCTGAATAAAGCTGCAGAAAAAGACACAGGTGTTGCAGGTCAATTGCTATCAAAGGGTTTAGGAGGTATTAATTTTGGCGGCTCAAGTCAAACTGATTCGAACGGTGATCTCAAAAAGAAACTCTCATCACTCAAGGATCTATTTGATTCTGGGCTGATCTCTGAAAGTGAATATAACGATCGGAAAGCCAAAATACTGGATGATCTATAA
- a CDS encoding neutral zinc metallopeptidase codes for MSRSRNKNLLAASALSLLVSLLPIPAKAALDWTEDMESLINVVLAGASKTIGKKAGAGPVQWTWCDNTYYDSRSNLICLEQDFMKQLSEVGDAAVAFVVAHEYAHHIQFTKSQLIAKAQRNTMRIELQADCFAGVILSSIPNISFDKEDTKDMIVAAALLGDKEFDSHDHHGAGENRALALRSGLRFGSTKGKVKDAYYKMFCLQN; via the coding sequence TTGAGTCGTTCAAGAAATAAAAACCTGCTTGCGGCTTCTGCCTTATCTCTATTGGTATCGCTGCTTCCTATCCCTGCCAAAGCAGCTTTGGATTGGACTGAAGATATGGAATCACTTATCAACGTCGTTTTGGCTGGTGCGTCTAAGACGATTGGCAAAAAAGCAGGTGCAGGACCTGTTCAATGGACATGGTGCGACAACACTTATTACGATTCCAGATCGAATTTGATCTGTTTAGAACAGGACTTCATGAAACAACTTTCAGAAGTTGGTGATGCAGCAGTTGCCTTTGTTGTTGCTCATGAATATGCCCATCACATTCAATTTACGAAGTCACAGCTAATAGCTAAGGCTCAAAGAAACACGATGAGAATTGAGCTTCAAGCAGATTGTTTTGCAGGGGTGATTTTATCCAGTATCCCTAATATCTCTTTTGATAAAGAAGACACAAAGGACATGATTGTGGCTGCAGCATTACTTGGAGATAAAGAGTTTGATAGCCATGATCACCATGGTGCTGGAGAAAATAGAGCATTAGCTTTACGGTCTGGTCTTAGATTTGGTAGCACTAAAGGAAAAGTAAAAGACGCGTACTATAAAATGTTCTGTTTGCAAAATTAA
- a CDS encoding trigger factor family protein → MSKEALKVKINELPDNRIAIDIEVPANRCKSSYEAALARMGSSIRLPGFRPGKIPKPVILQQVGLSRIKASALEQLIDKAWKDAIAQESIEPTSEAQLKEELQSLVDRFNPNESVTFTLEAEVASKEKKEDKE, encoded by the coding sequence ATGAGTAAAGAGGCATTGAAAGTCAAAATCAATGAGCTGCCTGATAACCGCATAGCGATAGATATTGAGGTTCCAGCCAATCGCTGTAAATCAAGTTATGAAGCTGCCTTAGCTCGCATGGGTAGTTCTATAAGGCTTCCAGGTTTTCGTCCAGGCAAGATCCCTAAGCCAGTCATTCTTCAGCAGGTCGGTCTATCAAGAATCAAAGCTTCAGCACTAGAACAACTCATCGATAAAGCATGGAAGGATGCCATAGCTCAAGAATCAATCGAACCCACCTCGGAAGCACAGCTCAAAGAAGAGCTTCAATCGTTAGTTGATCGTTTCAACCCCAATGAGAGCGTGACATTTACCCTCGAAGCAGAGGTGGCTTCTAAGGAAAAGAAAGAGGACAAAGAATGA
- a CDS encoding thermonuclease family protein, with product MKPHALVLLLLLAIVAPALALPTVTIQRCYDGDTCTTTSKEKIRLACIDTPELRGSRADPIPAKLARDYLNGLVAGETVGIRRITKDRYGRTVAELSKNGINVQERLVALGLAKVYTRYASQCDWAKQK from the coding sequence ATGAAGCCGCATGCTCTCGTTCTTCTACTTTTATTAGCAATTGTTGCTCCTGCCTTAGCCCTGCCGACTGTCACGATTCAACGCTGCTACGACGGAGATACCTGCACTACCACAAGTAAAGAGAAGATCAGACTTGCTTGTATCGATACCCCAGAACTACGTGGCAGCAGAGCTGATCCAATCCCGGCTAAATTAGCCAGAGACTATCTCAATGGTTTAGTAGCTGGAGAAACCGTAGGGATTAGGCGAATCACAAAAGACCGCTATGGGAGAACCGTCGCTGAACTATCTAAAAACGGGATCAATGTTCAAGAGCGTCTAGTTGCCCTAGGTTTAGCGAAGGTCTACACAAGATATGCAAGTCAATGTGACTGGGCAAAGCAGAAATAA
- a CDS encoding AAA family ATPase: MSEEPKELAYSDLIADIITSIKAADIDSQMFLRAEFKSAFRRTDEQINSALFQALSDNELPNKSPKKRHVDLQSVETLQYSMEGWMLRGDVGLTYGAFGTGKTTLALHKAYNFAKGKNILDRNKPCEPGKSLFIATDSGLSPLKKAMQDLGISDDDPLISNGPQQMIFFWGFAPEQGHSAWSCDIEGVIKLKQFIQEEELNYVVIDSAKSVSSRGGWNYRDNESVRCLLTYMREIICQPNGIFVEFLSHDGTEKGAHAGAKSWAEEPSIVIQLTPAKDIEGKQVGIKAQFKKDRAAHTDPRRTLSFNLDEGEMVLLEGSNVVGNCKEAITQILWEAYQRGNTTLSRKDITSEVYRLHRASSKTVDNTLGAMAGRRELVRPHRGHYALSPAIMQRLSYKTPDKLGGNISKTIDMTKKKQLPDHIPEGNSVLPKGKALGTHQIPLLTTDLR; this comes from the coding sequence GTGTCTGAAGAACCAAAGGAGTTGGCTTACTCCGACTTAATTGCCGACATCATTACCAGCATCAAAGCAGCTGATATTGATAGTCAGATGTTCTTGAGGGCAGAGTTTAAATCTGCCTTTAGGCGCACTGACGAACAAATCAACAGCGCACTCTTTCAGGCACTTAGCGATAACGAATTACCAAACAAGTCACCAAAGAAAAGACATGTAGATCTTCAGTCAGTGGAAACTCTTCAATACTCAATGGAGGGGTGGATGCTGAGAGGAGATGTAGGTCTTACGTACGGCGCATTTGGAACAGGCAAAACTACGCTTGCTTTGCATAAGGCGTACAACTTTGCAAAAGGGAAAAACATTCTTGATCGAAATAAACCTTGTGAACCAGGGAAAAGCCTATTCATTGCGACTGACTCTGGATTAAGTCCATTAAAAAAGGCAATGCAAGATCTTGGCATTTCAGACGATGACCCCCTTATTTCAAACGGTCCACAACAGATGATTTTCTTTTGGGGCTTTGCTCCTGAGCAAGGTCATTCAGCTTGGAGTTGCGACATTGAGGGAGTGATCAAACTCAAGCAATTCATACAAGAAGAAGAGCTTAACTATGTCGTTATTGACAGCGCAAAGTCCGTTAGTTCAAGAGGTGGATGGAACTACAGAGATAACGAGTCGGTTCGTTGTCTACTGACTTATATGAGAGAAATTATTTGCCAACCCAATGGAATTTTTGTGGAATTTCTCTCGCATGACGGAACAGAAAAAGGAGCACATGCAGGAGCGAAAAGTTGGGCCGAAGAACCTTCAATAGTGATTCAGTTAACCCCAGCAAAAGACATCGAAGGGAAACAAGTAGGAATAAAAGCACAATTCAAAAAAGATCGTGCAGCACATACAGATCCGCGGCGGACTCTTAGTTTCAATTTGGATGAAGGCGAGATGGTTCTTTTAGAAGGAAGCAATGTTGTAGGTAACTGCAAAGAAGCCATTACACAGATTCTTTGGGAGGCATATCAAAGAGGTAATACAACTCTTTCCCGAAAGGACATCACTAGCGAGGTTTATCGATTACATAGAGCTTCCTCAAAAACAGTTGATAACACACTCGGTGCAATGGCAGGGCGCAGAGAGTTAGTGCGGCCCCATCGTGGGCATTACGCCTTGTCCCCAGCAATAATGCAACGCCTTTCCTATAAGACTCCGGATAAATTGGGAGGAAATATAAGTAAAACCATTGATATGACTAAGAAAAAGCAATTACCCGACCATATTCCCGAAGGGAATAGTGTTTTACCCAAGGGAAAAGCGTTGGGAACTCATCAAATCCCTTTACTGACAACTGATTTGCGTTGA